In a single window of the Anguilla rostrata isolate EN2019 chromosome 4, ASM1855537v3, whole genome shotgun sequence genome:
- the bcl6aa gene encoding BCL6A transcription repressor a: protein MQEVSRKALPDFDKMACAADSCIQFTRHASDVLLNLNRLRSRDILTDVTILVNRQQFRAHKTVLMACSGLFYTIFTDSLKCNLNAISLDPKVDPEGFAILLEFMYTSRLTLKESLIIAIMNTAIYLQMDHVVDTCHRFIKSSDPSTKLPREEFLVSPLMLPQDVHAYRPHEVAENLPSRAAPFRDGRAYGSGMFNGVGAPSSSYLYGQFPVQGFHFPIGKLSDAKSSFPDFAKASVRWGSEHHKNGSPPDNPEDMLAEYTRANASSAPSVCHVTVYPSREMTREDEARKEGLVSGHQPAGLGSRKHGFPGLVREQREAGKEHPHPVGEEDASHRHYSLSGRKGLMSSPQSPLKSDCQPNSPTESSSSKNAAFAQATRSPPAQGTQDPKARNWKKYKFIVLNSANQSSKEDEGGPRDAEARSPQRLGSPAYLQPGDSDHTDLQGATKINGHGEDFAPPQASRLNNIMNRATEGSQRGSAGHAALYRSHLKCSSCGSQSPQHSDVCSNTPGSHLGEEVTELHSEYSDSSCENGTFFCNECDSKFAEDDALKRHTLQVHSDKPYKCDRCQAAFRYKGNLASHKTVHTGEKPYRCNICGAQFNRPANLKTHTRIHSGEKPYKCETCGARFVQVAHLRAHVLIHTGEKPYPCEICGTRFRHLQTLKSHLRIHTGEKPYHCEKCNLHFRHKSQLRLHLRQKHGAITNTKIQYRMSTTDLPTEFKA from the exons ATGCAAGAAGTTTCTAGGAAAGCCCTACCAG atTTCGACAAAATGGCATGTGCAGCAGACAGCTGCATTCAATTCACACGCCATGCAAGTGATGTACTGCTGAACTTGAACCGGCTGCGCAGCAGGGACATCCTGACTGACGTCACGATTCTGGTCAACAGACAACAGTTTCGTGCTCATAAGACGGTCCTCATGGCTTGCAG TGGGTTGTTTTACACCATCTTTACGGACTCCCTCAAATGCAACCTGAACGCCATCAGCCTGGACCCGAAGGTGGACCCTGAGGGCTTTGCCATTCTGCTGGAGTTCATGTACACCTCTCGCCTCACGCTGAAGGAGAGCCTGATCATCGCCATCATGAACACTGCCATCTACCTGCAGATGGACCACGTTGTTGACACTTGCCACAGGTTCATTAAATCCAG TGACCCATCAACCAAGCTGCCCAGAGAAGAGTTTCTAGTCAGCCCGTTAATGTTGCCTCAGGATGTGCACGCTTACCGACCCCATGAAGTGGCAGAGAATTTACCCAGCCGGGCTGCCCCTTTCAGGGATGGGAGAGCCTATGGTTCCGGCATGTTCAATGGAGTCGGCGCTCCCAGCAGTTCTTATCTTTATGGCCAATTCCCGGTTCAGGGGTTCCATTTCCCAATCGGAAAGCTGAGTGATGCCAAGAGCTCTTTCCCCGACTTCGCTAAAGCGAGCGTACGGTGGGGATCCGAGCACCACAAGAACGGTTCTCCACCGGACAACCCAGAAGACATGCTGGCAGAGTACACCAGGGCCAATGCCAGCAGTGCCCCCAGCGTCTGCCACGTGACCGTCTACCCTTCCAGAGAGATGACCAGAGAGGACGAAGCCCGGAAGGAGGGCCTGGTTAGCGGCCACCAGCCGGCGGGCCTGGGCTCCAGGAAGCACGGCTTCCCCGGCCTGGTGCGGGAGCAGAGGGAGGCGGGCAAAGAGCACCCCCACCCTGTGGGGGAGGAAGACGCGAGCCATCGGCACTACTCCCTCAGCGGCCGCAAGGGCCTCATGAGCAGCCCGCAGAGCCCGCTCAAGTCCGACTGCCAGCCCAACTCCCCCACCGAGTCCAGCAGCAGCAAGAACGCCGCCTTCGCCCAGGCCACCCGCTCGCCGCCCGCCCAGGGCACGCAGGACCCCAAAGCCCGCAACTGGAAGAAGTACAAGTTCATCGTGCTCAACTCGGCCAACCAGAGCTCCAAGGAGGACGAGGGCGGCCCCCGTGACGCGGAGGCGCGCTCCCCCCAGCGCCTGGGCTCGCCTGCCTACCTCCAGCCCGGCGATTCGGACCACACCGACCTGCAGGGCGCTACCAAGATCAACGGGCACGGCGAGGACTTCGCGCCGCCCCAGGCCAGTCGCCTCAACAACATCATGAACAG GGCCACGGAGGGATCGCAGAGGGGCAGTGCTGGCCATGCCGCTCTCTACAGGAGCCACTTGAAGTGTTCGTCCTGCGGCTCCCAGTCCCCACAGCACTCTGACGTCTGTTCCAACACTCCAGGGTCACATCTGGGGGAAGAGGTGACAGAACTGCATTCAGAGTATTCAGACTCCAGCTGCG aaaacgGTACTTTCTTCTGTAACGAATGCGACTCAAAGTTTGCGGAGGACGACGCTCTGAAACGGCACACGCTCCAGGTCCACAGCGACAAGCCATACAAATGTGATCGCTGCCAGGCTGCCTTCCGCTACAAGGGAAATCTCGCCAGCCATAAAACCGTCCACACAG GGGAGAAACCGTATCGCTGCAACATCTGTGGTGCTCAGTTCAACAGACCAGCCAACCTCAAGACTCACACGCGCATTCACTCCGGagaaaagccatacaagtgCGAGACCTGCGGAGCACGCTTTGTACAG GTCGCCCACCTCCGCGCCCACGTGCTGATTCATACGGGGGAGAAGCCGTACCCTTGCGAGATCTGCGGGACGCGTTTCCGTCACCTGCAGACACTCAAGAGCCATTTGCGcatacacacaggagagaaGCCCTATCAT TGTGAGAAATGCAACCTGCACTTTCGCCACAAGAGCCAGCTGAGATTGCACCTACGACAGAAGCATGGCGCCATCACGAACACCAAGATCCAATACCGCATGTCCACTACAGACCTGCCAACTGAGTTCAAGGCCTGA
- the inpp5d gene encoding phosphatidylinositol 3,4,5-trisphosphate 5-phosphatase 1, with protein MANQPWYHGNITRSKAENLLSKAAKDGSFLLRDSESIQGAYALCVLYQNCVYTYRILPNEEKKLSVQASVGVPIRFFSVIGDLVEEYHKENLGLVTHLQFAVQNEGEIEDGSEPMRMPPQLPPRNFSGGSSVNDAKDYHSDSPKGSELALASISETYMQRLQHVDTSTIHEDHLKSIQDYFCNSVSLDAEQVQNGNPTLPYLKKLTHGICKNLNSEISRTLPTLEAFQRVLDQQLSPVAGRLKSQVSADPNLSVTFRLEQLTKLLYSIEEKVKNVVFDSVGYDGGHRNSLIPPVTFEVKSDILSIPTKSYLKVDVEGGKVYIKKSKDGSDDKYFVHNKILQLVKSQKVHNKLVIVAETEKEKTQRKEYVFEDSKKREGFCQLLQQMKTKHSDKPEPDMLTIFIGTWNMGNANPPHNITSWFQSKGQGKTRDDTADHIPHDIYVIGTQEDPQGDREWTEVVKSTLRDITNISFKQVAVHTLWSIRIMVLAKPEHENRISHIFSNSVKTGIANALGNKGAVGVSFMFNGTSFGFVNSHLTSGSEKKLRRNQNYTSILRFLNLGDKKLNPFDITHRFTHLFWLGDLNYRVELPSTEAENIVAKIKNQQYQELLSRDQLNMERSEEKVFLHYEEEEITFPPTYRFERDTREKYAYTKAKATGMKYNLPSWCDRVLRKSYPLVHVVCQSYGCTTDIMTSDHSPVFATFEVGVTSQFVSKNDPNSVSQGGIQFMNCVATLKTKSKTRFFIEYHSSCLESCVKSSEGENQEDIDGSIKVRFGAQVELTPIISDPEYLLDQHILIIVKSTDCEESYGEGCVALREAECSNADFSITLTHHGEKTGMLSGAIQLRTSGGKQTEKLYDFIQVEKDDSGGSQKGNKSAYPLPTDISNPSYMSYKAANQSDKGWTSSVHARPSPPGHIGKDLTPGNLSPKKAGQDPVVCCPSGNASEDGMPTEMFDNPLYGSMTKQKGSSRTKEQDSYRKDLLGLPEAAFAFPKLANSEADRMPPVPTPRNRSFTCSETKPKVPAAKKPVVPSRSEAGSMPIARPPLPAKNRPGDPQTVIKPRDYRESSELPSKARDYRDSSELPNKARVPARPSQALPKDAHHEGGGKMGRSVK; from the exons GCATCTGTGGGTGTGCCCATCCGCTTCTTCTCAGTGATCGGTGACCTCGTGGAGGAGTACCACAAGGAGAACTTGGGCCTGGTGACGCACCTGCAGTTCGCTGTGCAGAATGAGGGCGAGATAGAGGACGGGTCAG AGCCAATGAGAATGCCTCCTCAGCTACCACCAAGAAATTTCAGTGGTGGATCTTCAGTGAATGATGCCAAAGACTATCATAGCGACTCTCCAAAGGGCTCTGAGCTTGCGCTGGCCTCCATTTCTGAAACATACATGCAGAGACTGCAGCACGTAGACACATCTAC CATCCATGAAGATCACCTGAAATCCATCCAGGACTACTTCTGCAACTCGGTCAGTCTCGATGCAGAACAAGTACAGAATGGTAATCCCACACTTCCATATCTGAAAAAGTTAACGCATGGTATCTGCAAGAATTTAAACAG TGAAATTTCCCGCACTTTACCTACTCTGGAAGCCTTTCAGAGAGTGCTGGACCAGCAGCTTTCCCCTGTAGCTGGACGCCTAAAGAGTCAG gTTTCTGCTGATCCAAATCTATCTGTGACCTTCAGGCTAGAGCAGTTGACTAAGCTTCTCTATTCAATAGAAGAAAAG GTGAAAAATGTTGTGTTCGATTCAGTTGGATATGATGGCGGCCACAGAAACTCACTCATACCACCTGTGACCTTTGAA GTCAAATCTGATATCCTGAGCATTCCAACCAAATCATATCTCAAGGTAGATGTGGAAGGTGGAAAAGTCTATATCAAGAAATCCAAAGATGGCTCAGATGACAAATACTTTGTGCACAACAAAA TATTGCAGCTGGTGAAGTCACAGAAGGTACACAACAAGCTGGTGATAGTGGCAGAGACGGAGAAAGAGAAGACACAGAGGAAGGAGTATGTCTTTGAAGACTCCAAG aaaagagagggattttgccagctcctccagcagatGAAGACTAAGCATTCAGACAAGCCTGAACCTGATATGTTAACCATCTTCATAGGCACATGGAACATGG GAAACGCCAACCCCCCACACAACATTACTTCCTGGTTCCAGTCAAAAGGCCAGGGGAAGACTCGGGATGACACTGCTGACCACATACCTCATGATATCTATGTCATCGGGACTCAGGAGGACCCCCAAGGAGACCGGGAATGGACTGAGGTTGTAAAAAGCACCCTGAGGGACATCACTAATATCAGCTTCAAACAA GTGGCTGTCCACACACTGTGGAGCATTCGCATCATGGTGCTGGCCAAGCCGGAGCACGAGAACCGCATCTCGCACATCTTCTCCAACAGCGTCAAGACAGGAATCGCCAACGCTCTGG gaaataaaGGAGCAGTTGGTGTGTCCTTCATGTTCAATGGTACATCCTTTGGATTTGTGAACAGTCACCTGACCTCCGGGAGTGAAAAGAAACTTAG GCGAAACCAGAACTACACCAGTATTCTACGTTTTTTGAACCTTGGCGATAAGAAACTAAATCCATTTGACATCACACATCGATTCACCCACCTCTTCTGGCTGGGTGATCTGAATTATCGTGTTGAGCTTCCCTCAACA GAAGCAGAGAACATTGTAGCAAAAATCAAGAACCAGCAGTATCAGGAACTCCTGAGCCGAGACCAGCTCAACATGGAGAGGAGTGAAGAGAAGGTCTTCTTGCATTATG aagaggaagagatcACATTCCCCCCCACATACCGTTTTGAGAGGGACACACGTGAAAAGTATGCCTACACGAAAGCAAAGGCCACGGGG ATGAAATACAACCTTCCATCTTGGTGTGACCGTGTTCTGCGCAAATCCTACCCCCTCGTGCACGTCGTTTGCCAGTCGTATG GCTGCACCACCGACATCATGACGAGCGACCATTCTCCTGTGTTTGCTACGTTTGAAGtgggagtgacatcacagtttgTTTCAAAAAATG atcCGAACAGCGTGTCTCAGGGTGGAATTCAGTTCATGAACTGCGTGGCAACTCTGAAGACCAAGTCGAAGACAAGGTTTTTCATCGAGTACCACTCCAGCTGTCTGGAGA gttgtgtGAAGAGTTCTGAGGGAGAGAACCAAGAGGATATAGATGGATCGATAAAGGTTCGATTTGGAGCACAGGTTGAG CTCACTCCCATAATTTCAGACCCGGAGTACCTGTTGGATCAACACATCCTCATCATTGTCAAGTCCACTGACTGTGAGGAGTCGTATG gagagGGCTGTGTAGCTCTGCGGGAGGCCGAATGCTCCAATGCGGATTTCTCCATCACGCTGACACATCACGGGGAGAAGACGGGTATGCTGTCCGGCGCCATCCAGCTGCGCACCTCGGGGGGAAAGCAGACCGAGAAGCTGTACG atttCATCCAGGTGGAAAAGGATGATTCAGGAGGAAGTCAAAAAGGCAACAA GTCAGcataccccctccccactgatATCAGTAACCCCAGTTACATGAGTTATAAGGCTGCGAACCAGTCTGACAAAGGCTGGACCTCCAGTGTGCATGCCAGACCAAGCCCTCCAGGGCACATTGGCAAGGACTTGACCCCAGGTAATCTCTCTCCAAAGAAGGCTGGCCAGGACCCGGTTGTCTGCTGCCCGTCTGGAAATGC GTCCGAGGATGGCATGCCCACTGAAATGTTCGACAACCCTCTGTATGGCTCCATGACTAAACAGAAAGGGTCGTCACGCACGAAGGAGCAGGACTCCTATCGCAAGGATCTGCTGGGTCTGCCCGAGGCTGCCTTCGCTTTCCCCAAGCTGGCCAATTCGGAGGCCGACCGCATGCCCCCGGTCCCGACGCCCCGAAACCGCTCCTTCACCTGCAGCGAGACCAAACCGAAGGTTCCCGCCGCCAAAAAGCCTGTGGTGCCGTCGCGCTCCGAAGCAGGCTCGATGCCAATCGCTAGGCCTCCTCTGCCGGCGAAGAATCGTCCAGGCGATCCTCAGACCGTCATCAAGCCCAGGGACTACAGGGAGAGCTCAGAGCTCCCCAGCAAGGCCAGGGACTACAGGGACAGCTCTGAGCTGCCCAACAAGGCCAGGGTGCCTGCGAGACCCAGCCAAGCCCTCCCTAAAGATG CGCATCACGAAGGAGGTGGAAAGATGGGACGCTCAGTGAAATGA
- the smx5 gene encoding smx5 yields the protein MTHFITHLWEWSIYCPVLETKGKYRVIIRRGYRVNMLFYSFFKSLVGKDVVVELKNDLSICGTLHSVDQYLNIKLTDISVTDPEKYPHMLSVKNCFIRGSVVRYVQLPADEVDTQLLQDAARKEAMQQKQ from the exons ATGACGCATTTTATAACCCACCTATGGGAGTGGAGTATTTATTGTCCCGTTCTCGAAACGAAGGGAAAATATCGCGTTATCATTCGACGCGGTTACAGAGTGAACATG CTGTTCTACTCGTTCTTCAAGTCGTTGGTGGGCAAAGACGTGGTAGTGGAGTTAAAAAATGACTTGAG TATCTGTGGCACACTTCACTCAGTAGACCAG TACTTGAATATCAAACTGACGGACATCAGCGTAACTGATCCAGAGAAGTATCCGCATATG TTGTCAGTGAAGAACTGCTTCATCCGTGGCTCTGTGGTGCGGTATGTGCAGCTACCTGCTGATGAGGTGGACACCCAACTGCTGCAGGATGCTGCCCGCAAGGAGGCCATGCAGCAGAAGCAGTGA